The Nostoc sp. 'Peltigera membranacea cyanobiont' N6 genome contains the following window.
TTTCTGTTTGCCAGTATTTCTCACTGACTTGGGTAAGGTCTATTATCTCTTTTAGGGTTTCCAGTTCAGATGTCATCGCTACTTCTAAAGTGCGATGTTCTTTCATCAGTTTAAGATTCATATAGTAATGAGAAATTGCTCTATCTACTGGGTTACGTAGTATAGCAATTAGCTTGATTTTGGGAAAATGTAAATTTTCTAGTCCAGTATATCAGCAACCAGTTGTATCCATTATTTCTTCATTCTTTAACGCCCATAAGTATTTTGAAGCTACTTATAAATCTATAATCAATCAGACATTCCAAAATTTTGAATGGATAATTGTTGATGACTGCTCTACCGAACCAGAAGCGTGTATCTTGTTTCAATCTTTACTCAAAATATACGGAAAAATGAAAATCTTGCAGCATCATACTAACAGAGGACTAGCAGCAGGTAGGAACACAGCCATTACCCATGCAACTGGTAAGTACTTATTTTTCATGGATTTAGATGACCTGATTGATCCTACTTACATAGAGAAGTGCGTGCTATTTTTAGAAACTCATCAAGAGTTTTCCTTTGTTAACTCCTACTCAGTTGGTTTTCAAGCTCAAGAATATTGGTGGACTGACGGCTTTAATAAACCCTCGCAATTTATTCACCAAAATTGGGTTACAGGTAGATTACTTTATCGCAAGTCAGACTTCGACTGTCTGGGGGGATTTGATGAAAATCTGAGATTTTACGAAGATTGGGAAAGATGGCTCAAAGCCATAGCCAACAATCAAAAAGGTTGGACAATACCTGAATACTTAGATTGCTACCGTCGGCTTGATTCTGGTTTACTAACAATTTCTAAAGCAAACGTTACAGAAGAAAAACGAGTTATAGAATTAATTCAGTCTCGCTATGAAGATTTTTTTAATCACAATTATCTTCCCGATCTCAGTATCGAACGATATAACTTTACTTCGGATTCCCGCTTCCCGAAAATAGATATTATTAATCCTCTTGAAAAAGACTACTCCAGTAAGTACATACTTTGCTTTTTCCCTCACTTAGAAGTTGGTGGTGCTGACAAATTTAATATCGATTTAGTGACTCTATTAGCGACTTGTGGTTACGAACTGACTATTGTTACAACTTCCAAATCAGAGCATCCTTGGCAGAAATATTTTTATGCAGTTACCTCAGATATATTTCATTTGCCCAATTTTTTACAAGATAGTGACTGGTTAGACTTTACTAAATATATTATTCAATCACGTCAAATTGATATTGTTTTTATTTCTAATTCTTACATTGCTTATTACTTCTTACCCTTACTGCGTAACGAATTTCCTGATATCGTTTTTATTGACTTTACTCATACTGCTGATCCAGGTTGGCGTGGATGTGGATATCCACGTCTTTCCTGCCAATTCCGGGAATTTTTGGACTTACAAATCATCTCCTGTCATCACCTTGCGGAATATTATCCATGTCTGAATCCGCAAACTACTGAGAAATTGCAAGTTAGTTATACTAACGTTGATACTAATAAATGGGTGCAGGATAAAAAGAAACGTGACCAAGTGCGATCGCAACTGAATATTCCCGATGAGTCAGTTGTAATCCTATTTCCGGCACGCTTAGTAGAACAGAAACGCCCTCTACTTCTAATTGAGATTGTTCAAGAATTAGTTAATCGCTCTTTCAACGTCTCGATAATTGTTGTGGGTAATGGTCATTTGTTGCCGGGAATGCAAGCTAAAATTAATCATTTTAGTTTAGATTCACACTTTCATATATTGCCTGCTATTAATCCTGAAGAAATGCTTGCTATTTATTGTGCAACAGACATCTTGTTACTCCCATCAGCTTATGAAGGGATTTCTCTGGTGATTTACGAAGCAATGTCTATGCAATTACCAGTCGTTGCTTCAGATGTTGGAGGACAAGCAGAATTAGTTATACCGGGAACTGGGTTTTTAGTTCCTAAAGCAGAAAATGAGGTCAGCGAAGTCGAGTCATACCTGAAAACATTAATTCCTTTAATTCAAGATAGCGAGTTGCGTTGTAAAATCGGTTACTACGCGCGGCAACGAGTCGTTGAACTATTTTCCTTAGATAAGATGCTTGAACGCATGGATACCCTATTTACTAAGGCGATCGCTTTATGCCCAACCAGAACCAAACCAATCATTAATCTGGCTTTAGCTGAAGAAATGCTACTTCTTGCCCTAGAATACTTGCACCAAGAACAAGCTTTAAGCCATTTATGGCAGGAAAAGCGTCATTTGGAGAGAAAAACACATCAACTCGAACAAGAAAGACACGAATTAGCTTGGAAAAAACGAGCGATGGAATCATCCAAGTTCTGGAAGTTCAGAACACAGTGGTTTAAGCTCAAGCGATCGCTTGGTTTGACTCAAGAAGAGGAAATCTAGGTATATGAAAGGAAGTGGCGTAATTTTGTGGTTAACTGGACTCAGTGAAGCAGGCAAGGCCACAATTGCACAGCGATTAGAGAACAAGTGATTCCCATTAATTCCAGAGAAAATCTCAACTTTTCATCTCTAAGAATATGAAGATATTTTTGATTGCCAGTGAATGTCCTCCAGTTGCTGGTGGAATTGCTACCTATGTCGGCAATATGGCGGCGATGTTTTCTGATGCTGGACATGACATCACTGTTTTTGCCCGCAGTCCTCAAACAGGAATTGAAGAAAAAAACAAGCTGAAAATTATTAAAATAGTTCCTAAAGATACTTATTTATTAAATTCCCCAAAAGCTCATCCACGTTCTGAAACTCATCCAGCCTTCCCACATAACGTTATGGGTTACTGGGGGGCAATCAGCTATCAGTTAGCAGAGGAAGTCATTAATTATATTCGCACTCATGGCCAACCAGATATTATTGAGAGCGAAGACTATAGTGGGATTGCTTATTTTTTACTGCAAAAAAAGTTATTAGGCTGTCCAGAACTACAAAGAGTACCGATAGTTCTCAACCTACATAGTCCTCAATATCTGCTTTATCCTGCTGACAAAATGCCTAGTTATCATCTTTGTGATTACTGGGTAGGAAGAATGGAAAAGTTTTGCATCCTCGCTGCTGATGGAATTTTCGCTCCCACTCATTATATTGCCCAGCAGGTAAAAACGACTTTAAATCCTGATTTCGACATTGAAATTATCCCTTTACCAGCACCTCAGAAACTTTTATATAAAGAGCAATTACCATTATCCTTACCCACGCCGGGAGATATAGTTTACTTCGGTAGGTTAGAGGTTAGAAAGGGTATTATCCCCTTGTTAGAAGCTTGCAGTCAGTTGTGGGATGCAGGCATAAATTTTCAACTTACAGCCATTGGTGGCGATACTTGGTATCACCTCCAAGGCTGTTATATGAAAGCTTATTTAACAGAAAAATATCGTCAATATATTAATTCAGGTAAACTAATAATTTCTTCACCTCTACCCCAGGCACAACTATATGAAAG
Protein-coding sequences here:
- a CDS encoding glycosyltransferase; amino-acid sequence: MGKCKFSSPVYQQPVVSIISSFFNAHKYFEATYKSIINQTFQNFEWIIVDDCSTEPEACILFQSLLKIYGKMKILQHHTNRGLAAGRNTAITHATGKYLFFMDLDDLIDPTYIEKCVLFLETHQEFSFVNSYSVGFQAQEYWWTDGFNKPSQFIHQNWVTGRLLYRKSDFDCLGGFDENLRFYEDWERWLKAIANNQKGWTIPEYLDCYRRLDSGLLTISKANVTEEKRVIELIQSRYEDFFNHNYLPDLSIERYNFTSDSRFPKIDIINPLEKDYSSKYILCFFPHLEVGGADKFNIDLVTLLATCGYELTIVTTSKSEHPWQKYFYAVTSDIFHLPNFLQDSDWLDFTKYIIQSRQIDIVFISNSYIAYYFLPLLRNEFPDIVFIDFTHTADPGWRGCGYPRLSCQFREFLDLQIISCHHLAEYYPCLNPQTTEKLQVSYTNVDTNKWVQDKKKRDQVRSQLNIPDESVVILFPARLVEQKRPLLLIEIVQELVNRSFNVSIIVVGNGHLLPGMQAKINHFSLDSHFHILPAINPEEMLAIYCATDILLLPSAYEGISLVIYEAMSMQLPVVASDVGGQAELVIPGTGFLVPKAENEVSEVESYLKTLIPLIQDSELRCKIGYYARQRVVELFSLDKMLERMDTLFTKAIALCPTRTKPIINLALAEEMLLLALEYLHQEQALSHLWQEKRHLERKTHQLEQERHELAWKKRAMESSKFWKFRTQWFKLKRSLGLTQEEEI
- a CDS encoding adenylyl-sulfate kinase is translated as MKGSGVILWLTGLSEAGKATIAQRLENK